A portion of the Calderihabitans maritimus genome contains these proteins:
- a CDS encoding dihydroorotate dehydrogenase encodes MSKVKLAVQLGGLKLKNPVLTASGTFGYGLEYATYVDLNALGGVIVKGTTLEPREGNPPPRVVETPAGMLNAIGLQNPGVEEVINCILPRLENFDTAIIVNIAGNTVDEYAEIARRLDRVKTIAALEVNISCPNVKKGGMAFGVDPVLAAEVVAAVRANTSLPVIAKLSPNVTDPVAIAEACVAAGADVLSMINTLLGMAIDINSRRPVLANIFGGLSGPAI; translated from the coding sequence ATGAGTAAGGTGAAGTTGGCGGTACAGTTGGGTGGTTTGAAGCTCAAGAACCCGGTACTTACTGCTTCCGGAACATTTGGCTACGGGTTAGAGTATGCCACTTATGTCGACTTGAATGCCTTGGGAGGCGTGATAGTTAAGGGAACCACCCTGGAACCGAGAGAAGGTAATCCCCCTCCCCGCGTAGTGGAAACACCGGCCGGAATGCTCAACGCCATAGGCCTGCAGAACCCGGGGGTAGAAGAAGTAATTAATTGCATCCTCCCTCGGTTAGAAAACTTTGACACGGCTATCATCGTCAATATTGCGGGAAACACGGTGGATGAGTATGCTGAAATTGCGCGGCGTTTAGACCGGGTAAAAACAATAGCCGCTCTGGAAGTTAACATTTCCTGTCCCAACGTGAAAAAGGGAGGTATGGCTTTCGGTGTAGATCCGGTCCTGGCAGCCGAGGTGGTTGCTGCAGTCAGGGCCAATACCTCTCTTCCGGTTATTGCCAAGTTATCGCCCAATGTGACGGATCCGGTGGCTATTGCTGAAGCATGTGTCGCGGCGGGTGCGGATGTCCTTTCCATGATCAACACCCTTTTGGGGATGGCTATTGATATTAATTCTCGCCGTCCGGTACTGGCCAACATATTTGGAGGTCTCTCGGGACCGGCTATCAA
- a CDS encoding dihydroorotate dehydrogenase electron transfer subunit gives MSQLLTGKVISHEKLVEGFYRVRIAAESLARQAKPGQFALIRCSSTFDPLLRRPFSFHDIDAEAGTVSFLYQIRGKGTQLLSQIKEGEQLDIMGPLGKGFYLPEKPAKTVLVGGGIGVAPLLFLARTLKERGYSLTVLLGAATGEQVLCRQEFEALGAEVQVATDDGSQGHRGYVTDLLEKVLERIAVSLVYACGPWPMLKKVAVACRGKDVPCQVSLDRAMACGVGACLSCVCRTRRNGKNYARICREGPVFDSEEVLWDDE, from the coding sequence TTGCAGCAGAATCTCTAGCCCGGCAGGCGAAACCTGGCCAGTTTGCTCTAATTCGCTGCAGTTCTACCTTTGACCCTCTACTGCGAAGACCTTTTAGTTTTCATGATATCGATGCCGAAGCAGGTACGGTTAGTTTTCTGTATCAGATTAGGGGAAAAGGTACCCAATTGCTGTCCCAGATCAAGGAAGGCGAACAATTGGATATTATGGGTCCCCTGGGAAAAGGATTTTATCTACCCGAAAAACCGGCCAAGACAGTGCTGGTAGGAGGGGGAATTGGTGTTGCCCCGTTGTTATTTTTGGCCCGGACTTTGAAAGAGAGGGGTTATTCGCTAACCGTTCTTTTAGGAGCAGCTACCGGTGAACAAGTGCTTTGCCGGCAGGAATTCGAGGCTTTAGGGGCTGAGGTGCAGGTAGCTACTGATGATGGTAGTCAAGGACATCGTGGCTACGTAACCGATCTGCTGGAAAAGGTGTTGGAAAGGATTGCTGTTTCGCTGGTTTATGCATGCGGACCCTGGCCGATGCTGAAAAAAGTGGCTGTTGCCTGCCGGGGGAAGGATGTTCCCTGCCAGGTTTCTCTGGATAGGGCTATGGCATGCGGGGTAGGAGCCTGCCTCAGTTGTGTTTGTCGTACCCGGAGAAACGGCAAAAATTATGCCCGAATATGCCGGGAAGGACCGGTGTTCGACAGCGAGGAGGTGTTATGGGACGATGAGTAA